Proteins co-encoded in one Gossypium arboreum isolate Shixiya-1 chromosome 11, ASM2569848v2, whole genome shotgun sequence genomic window:
- the LOC108473262 gene encoding acyl-CoA-binding domain-containing protein 4-like, producing MQTVMESFGAQMAKRKAMWLYPKVSGFNPSERWGHSACYSNGVIYVFGGCCGGLHFSDVLMLNLNTMVWKTLETTGQGPGPRDSHSVVLVGTKMMVFGGTNGSEKVNDLHVLDLVSKEWIRAECQGVVPSPRESHTATLIGEDKIVIFGGSGEGGANYLNDLHVLDLRTMRWTSPQVRGHIPAPRDSHSAIAIGNKLVVHGGDCGDRYLGDVDIFDMDTSTWSRLAVQGSLPGVRAGHAAVNIGAKVFIIGGVGDKHYYNDVWVLDVIACCWTQLDICGQQPQGRFSHTSILAESDIAIYGGCGEDERPINELLVLQLGKQHPNGRYNISMCKTFGSHWNQEKRRFLRVAPGNLKSIYFADIEVAKHVVNEAEQEAKHFSRFSSDTSNPKRRRTATAKAWEVEFEQEEHSLSLSQHSSPSQSDQEQAPLQKPPDSTTPQGLNLFKQFHHVTNNCQPYNVSNNHKQTRYTVHRTQQDPQFTRELQNPRKPEQYLHLGDTGRPGSGTQYSIVEQRHFEAGPIHNLLGAEVRGKVDGAFDSGFLVTANVNGKIFRGVLFAPGSGVISRGPMLAQSPSSTCQVSAAQPLLNSSNLEPLNPSQPPPTMRITPESGHSSRHLATSAASLATAKDPKLRSDLRDVVLTLGGPGTGPV from the exons ATGCAGACAGTAATGGAATCATTTGGAGCTCAAATGGCAAAGAGGAAAGCAATGTGGCTTTATCCTAAAGTCTCTGGGTTTAATCCTTCTGAGAGATGGGGGCACTCTGCTTGCTATTCTAATGGGGTTATTTATGTATTTGGT GGGTGTTGCGGTGGTCTACATTTTAGTGATGTTCTCATGCTAAATCTCAACACAATGGTTTGGAAAACTCTGGAAACCACAGGGCAGGGACCTGGTCCTAGAGACAGTCACAGTGTTGTTCTTGTAGGGACTAAAATGATGGTGTTTGGGGGCACTAATGGTTCTGAGAAGGTAAACGATCTTCATGTACTGGACCTTGTATCGAAAGAGTGGATACGAGCTGAATGCCAGGGCGTCGTGCCTTCACCTCGCGAAAGTCATACAGCAACACTTATTGGTGAAGACAAGATAGTGATTTTTGGAGGAAGTGGTGAAGGTGGAGCGAATTACCTGAATGatttgcatgttttggacctTAGGACTATGAGATGGACTTCACCTCAGGTGAGAGGTCATATCCCTGCCCCTAGAGATAGTCATAGTGCCATTGCTATAGGAAACAAGCTTGTTGTGCATGGTGGGGACTGCGGTGATCGATACCTTGGAGATGTTGACATCTTCGACATGGATACTTCGACCTGGTCAAGG TTGGCTGTTCAAGGCTCCTTACCAGGTGTCCGAGCAGGTCATGCTGCAGTTAATATTGGAGCAAAG GTTTTCATCATCGGAGGGGTTGGAGATAAACACTATTACAATGATGTTTGGGTACTAGATGTGATTGCTTGTTGTTGGACTCAGCTTGATATATGTGGCCAACAGCCTCAAGGCCGGTTTTCTCATACTTCTATTCTCGCAGAGTCCGATATTGCCATCTATGGAGG ATGTGGGGAAGATGAACGTCCGATCAACGAATTGCTGGTTTTACAACTCGGAAAGCAACATCCAAATGGTCGATACAACATTTCAATGTGCAAAACTTTCGGAAGCCATTGGAACCAAGAAAAGAGAAGATTCTTAAGAGTAGCACCTGGCAACTTG AAAAGCATCTATTTTGCCGATATCGAAGTAGCAAAACATGTAGTTAATGAAGCAGAACAAGAAGCAAAGCATTTTTCTCGGTTCAGTTCAG ATACTTCAAACCCGAAGAGGAGGAGAACTGCCACTGCAAAGGCATGGGAGGTTGAATTCGAGCAAGAAGAACATTCCCTTTCACTCTCGCAGCATTCATCTCCTTCACAATCTGATCAAGAACAAGCTCCGCTACAAAAGCCCCCTGATTCAACCACCCCCCAAGGCCTTAATTTGTTTAAGCAGTTCCATCATGTTACAAACAATTGTCAGCCTTACAATGTTTCAAATAACCATAAGCAAACCAGATATACTGTCCATAGAACGCAACAAGATCCCCAGTTTACAAGAGAACTTCAAAATCCTCGGAAACCTGAACAATATCTCCATCTTGGTGATACCGGCAGACCAGGAAGTGGAACACAATACTCCATTGTTGAACAGAGACACTTCGAAGCAGGGCCTATTCACAACCTG CTTGGTGCTGAAGTTAGAGGTAAGGTCGATGGGGCCTTCGACTCCGGTTTCCTGGTGACAGCGAATGTTAATGGAAAGATATTCAGAGGGGTCTTATTTGCACCT GGGTCAGGTGTCATCTCGAGAGGGCCAATGCTTGCTCAAAGTCCGTCATCAACATGCCAGGTCAGTGCAGCTCAGCCATTGCTAAACTCGAGCAATTTAGAACCCTTGAAcccatctcagccaccaccaacAATGCGTATCACGCCAGAATCCGGTCATAGCTCTCGGCATTTGGCAACTAGTGCTGCTTCATTAGCAACAGCAAAAGACCCAAAGCTAAGAAGTGATCTAAGAGATGTGGTTCTAACACTAGGAGGACCTGGAACTGGCCCTGTTTGA